The proteins below come from a single Halostagnicola larsenii XH-48 genomic window:
- a CDS encoding DsrE family protein produces MQTVVHILSGDEAEQQTGLAIARNLLEDETDRIDDVAIVVQAEGIATVRTDGDTVDDVEALLEDGVEVSACSNTLEMMDLEESDLLEGVETVPEGAVEVTRLQDEGYAYLRP; encoded by the coding sequence ATGCAAACCGTCGTACACATCCTATCGGGAGACGAAGCCGAACAACAGACCGGACTCGCCATCGCACGCAACTTACTCGAGGACGAAACGGATCGCATCGACGACGTCGCGATCGTCGTTCAGGCCGAGGGGATCGCGACCGTGCGGACCGACGGCGACACCGTCGACGACGTCGAGGCACTGCTCGAGGACGGCGTCGAGGTCAGCGCTTGCTCGAACACGCTCGAGATGATGGATCTCGAAGAGTCGGATCTCCTCGAGGGCGTCGAGACCGTCCCCGAAGGTGCTGTGGAAGTCACCCGTTTGCAGGACGAGGGGTACGCGTACCTGCGACCCTAA